In the genome of Amphiura filiformis chromosome 11, Afil_fr2py, whole genome shotgun sequence, the window gcgcggatttttaattctcactgcacggaattttaatctcactgcacaaacgtgccaggaggcacgttaaaatagcccctgccgcACTCTGCAGGTGCACTTGTGTCAACATTATCATCGATCGCGGAACTGGGAAGTACTAAGAAGTAGTTCAACTTCAAGTACGCTCATCGTTAAAAAGGGTACAGCCATTTTATTTATCAGCTGACCACTAGTGACCACTGACCagtatatagttctttttacaAAGAAGCGTTAAGTCTACGGCATGAACTGTGTGTacggcagggtcttagctagaaattcaggtttgcccgtcatttgaataaatgtgcctgtcccaatttgacctttgaaacACAAACCAcacttaaggggtggtgcaataattatgtgtccccgggggggtgaattctcaaaatggtctgccaaaaatcgcttgccccccccctttggccgtgccaaaaacctttgccccccccctttcggcgtgCCAAAAcccctttccccccccccccccttttgatgtgccaaaaatctttgcccccctttacaCGTACAAGATTTTGCGGAACCCgattttaaaaccttaaattgtcttcatcatataatgcgagcgcagcgagcaggaaattttgaacatgtttgtaacgttttcctacgcctttttagggcgtaatatagaaatggtgcccaaaatatctgtgccaaaaattgcttgccccccctttcgacctgccaaaaatcgcttgacccccctttcgacctgccaaaaatgcttcccccttttggcctgccaaaaatctttcccctataattcaccaccccgggggtacccctaattattgcaccacccctaagttcTACAGTATgtcccccttttggcctgccaaaaatctttccccctataattcaccacccggggtacacataattattgcaccacccctaagttcTACAGTATGTCgttatagcgcagcgtaggctagctgcactcacttgtggaggcagtctaaagcagatgacctcatggcgtatacatgctcactcacacacagagaggtcaattaccaggcttttgtcagtagccttagtcggatgtccctcggctcattatgcgtctcaaaactattaaacaggtcggaacacaatggccatgcgtggctgtggattcaacctaccatatggcgatttctgccatgaagatatcggggcgatgacactgcatggggggtaaagattttttggtATGGCTAAAGGGGGAACAAGTGTTTTTTGGCCACTATTTtaagaattcaccaccctgggtacGGGGTACACTTGCACAGTCTGCGCAACATACATAGTAGAATAAGAGTATGAAAAGGAATACATATCCTCAAATAAATGTATGATGGTTATGATctcaaatatatttatttcacatTTTCTAAAATAGTCTAAACGTTTCTTTTTCTGTAATAAAAACAGATTAAATGCAACTTGAAGTTCCATCCAGAAATTAATTTATAGTCTATGGAAGAGCAGAGAGCTTTAATTTTGCTAGTAAAATGTCAGATATCTTACATTATTGAACGTAATCTTGTGTTTTTGCAGGTGGTCGTAAAGCAAACAAAGGAAAAGCAAGCCAAGACTCTAGTGTGCTACCCAATGCAGAGACTGGAGCCCCTCATGTAAGGGTGAGTATAATATCAACAGATTATAAAGTGAGCTTTTCCTAAATACATTGTTCTTGGTGGCAGCTTGGCTGGGGAGAGCTTTTCAGCTTTTCCATATTTTGCTCATATAATGTATGGAAAAGCTGCACGAAGCTGCACGGGCACATGCGTATCCCAGACAGTTATCCCCAGCCAAGCTGCCACCAATTATTTAGGTACCGGTATATGTAAGACAGGTGTTTACACTCAGCGAAATCACTGGCGTGTCATGTAGTAGTACTATTAAAGTAGTAGTACCGGTACTAAATTTCATGTTTTCCATACTCTGTGAAAAATTATCTTCCATCACTTGAATTTTATGTTTTAAGTACACACTGAGGCTGGAAAAAGCTATAGCTGGAAAAAGCTGATGGAAGCTTCATGTCAGGGATTCCCCAGCCAAGCTAACTGCCATATAAGGCTGGGCAATTTACTGGTTATCATTTTGATACTAAAACTTATGTGAATCTTTCTGGAAAATTAGAAATTACAGAAAACAATTAATTAACATGTTGAACTGCAGATCCTGTTTGAGttcattttgaaatacatgtatctGGGACCTATAGGATATACTATACTGAGTGTGATGTCCagtaatacactaagccaaaaaagaaacttataatttttcacaaggtcatatcttaaaatcctctccgtaaaaattaacaaaaattgcacacaggattacttcaatactctactctaaacactggtcagtaaccaaacagttgtccaactgacacaatagcaaaatgcacaccttccaggaccacattcacagcgcaacagatttctttggctgggttccaattattcgcttgtacatgaacaaaaattacacacaggattacttcaatactctactctaaacacatgtcagtaaccaagcagctgtccaactgacacaacagtaaaatgcactgacacggaacagcttccaggatcacattcacaggcgaataattggaacccagccaaagaaatctattgcgctgtgaatgtggttcaggaaggtgttgcatgtcagtgcattttgctgttgtgtcagttggacaactgcatagttagtgacatgtgtttagagtaaatattgaggcaatcctgtgtaattttggttaattttgatagacaggattttaagatatgaccttgtgaaaaattataagtttcttttttggcttagtgtatattaaACACCACATAAGTCACAAGAtcaatgctcattttggagaccCATATTGGTGTAGAAGATATGTGTGTTAACTTTAATATTTACATTTAATTTTTCACCTTCCAGCAGGAAAAAAATTCTGAAGCAGACAAAATAACCAATTATTTCCCAACCAGTCCAAGACCTTCATCTCAATCTCAGACACAGAAAGATGGTAAGTGACATAGAAAATTATTTCAACTGaatttaatttaaatataaaaacatgtaaTCACTCAATAAAACATGAACTTAACTCAGTATTTTGCTGATCAcacagtcatctcaaaacaaggttctacccACAAAGTGTATGCTGTGTGTGCatacgcctgtcaaacgcatgctttaattacagCGTACACGTTGCAAAAGCCCTCTAGCACATTGCTAGAAAAGCACATTTTGTGCATGCATTTGCAGgcagaacctcgttttggtagcaagatggcagatctGTGCAAATGGTGAATAGATGATGAATGATGATTCAGTGACAGGACTCATGGTAGGGTTTTGTTAGCTTTAATTGATCAAGTTTTAGAAATTATTATCACTGAAACATTATAAATAGTTGCCCTCGAGTTGCAAAATAGTTTTGTGGGCTTTCAAATTTGCGGTTCTGAAAATGAAACTACGAAATGTGTGATTATAATGTAAAAACCCTGCAGATATTTTATACAGTGTTTATAACTTAATTTACAAATGTAGAGttttgtatgaattttaaataaaacccAACTTGAATTGAATTTTCCATacaaattattttattcagaGTCTATCCAGGTACCTGGTATGTTGACCCCTGATACAACTCCGACAAAGAACTACCCAAAGACAACGACAGATGCTTCCGAAATATCTGAAACCTCTCCAGCAACAACAAAAGCTACAAAAGAAACCCAAGAAACTGTCAAAACTACTGAATCCCCCAAGGATTCACCTGAACACAAAAGGAGCTTGCCAAACAATGTCATCACAGAGAAAAAAGGGGTCAAGGACAGTGCAAAGGATGTTAAGTCTGTGGAAAAGAGGAATGAAGATGAGAAACTAttgaaaggaaaagagaaagggGTGAAGAAGGATGAAGGTGTGACTACCAAAGTCAAAGCTGCTAAGAGTAAGGGATCAGGGAAATCCACAAAATCAAGGTATGCACGCAAGGTTACCACTAAGTTTAAAAGGCACTGATTTTCAGTACAGAACTCAGCTGGTTAAATATGCAGAAAAAATAACGTTCACAtttgtaatgcgatcaagcaaaatcagtcggagctcggaaatattaaattttcttataggatagtaaaaagtacttacaaagctgcattttgctgcaaaccccattgatattgaacaaccagttccaaagatgtgaGCAATTAAACAGTTTCCAAAGCAATGttcaggaaacaaaaagaaacatttcctttgtttggctatatctcaaaatccatatttccaagtccgactgattttgcttgatcgcatcacatttgtttaAAAGTTTATGCATTTACAATCATGCTGGACCAAAGACAAAACATAGTGGGGTTCCACAAATGGTGGTACAGCATGATACATGCATGTATTGAGGTCAAATAGacttttaaatataaaatgttgTCACCTGAAAAGTGCTACACAGTTTGCCCACAGCGtaaattatgcagtcatgtcaaaaggaattaacacGCTGCTAGCTGCACACAAATGCATGAGCGTCTTTACACGCAATGCATGATACGCTTATGCAAAATGTGCGTACAttacttcgtacttcaaagtggacaaactgtagataAGGTGACATGTGATGTCATAACATACAGTTGGTGTGCATTTGTCTGTTCTTTACCTGCTAGTGTGCACTGCATAGCTGCTCGCTCAACATTTTGTTAAAGACCTGTACTTGTAAAATTTGCACTAAATCAGGCAAAAGGCCGTATTTCAAAAAGTAAGTGATCACATACTGTTTTCTAAAGCTGTCACCTGAAACAATGTTGATGACTTCTTATAGTTTGAAACTAGGATGTGTACATTTTTAATTCATTTCTTGTTATACATTCCAGATCTACCAAACAGTCAAGTGTACAGACAAACACTCTCAAGGACTATTTCCCTGTCAGGAGGAGCAGTAGGCGCTGCAAATCAGATATCGAGgtattgcatttgaaatccatacaccccttaccaaagacatgaccttaatctcccacacagggggtgtgaatttcaaatagggttacctgaatgggtgactcgacTTATAATTGGCAAACATGTGTAATTTTGTTACTGTGTTCATAAATTAAGTCCCAACTTCTGGTCACATAAGTTGGCATGCCAGTCATGCATTATGCAAACCACAACTAGCGTAGGCGCTGCACCCAACTGCGAACCCGTCATGTTAATAATTATCCACCATGTTATGAGTCTTTAGCGAATTATAAGCCAAGCCAAGTAATGGCAAGTATAAGTGCTGGGTATTTTGTGACATCTATGATAAAGTATGCAAACTTGAGTCATTTCAAAATTAGTAAGCTATACATCTGGAAATGTCATTAATCACAATCCCTGTATTATTTGTGTCTTGATAGGCAGAACAAAAGAAAGACATTGAAGAAGCAGTATTGTCTGTACGAGAACATGGACTGAAGGTGAGCTTTGTATTATAGGTCAACTACATGTAGTTACCTTTGTACCTTACCTGCAATGGGTTTGAAAAGGTGTTTGTAAGATACGTAGAGTGCACAGGTCTTACAACTATGCACGCTTTCGGCACAGCTAGAACCTTTGCAGAAATGACCACCTGGATAACATTGTAGACTGCATGTTACACTGTGTACCCTACATGTACATAGTTGGTGTATACCACAATGGCCGCAAATTACTTGAGGGACCTGCAGTGATAACGATCATGTTAACTTGTAACAACCAGACATTTGATAAACATCTTTGTGTTGATTCAAACTCAGTTTGCTTTGTCTGATAGAGCAGGGACAGTGGAGGGACTCCAGAAGAAACGTGTTCAGGACACAGAAACCTATAAAAATTGATAGGATTTTTAGGTGTTGGCACTTGGTTGTGTTCAAAAAGTGAGATTTTTGGTTCTGGCCAAGGAAAATAGAGTGTGAAAACCTCaagttttgggggaaaatgtttgATGGATGCCATTGCCTTTTTCTAAAGTATTGAtgttgtgacgaccttctgtTTACCAATGCTGGTTGCTCAGAAAGGTGGTCGCCAGTTGTTTTTATATTgccctcgtctctattcatggtgGTGCCCTTCAATTGCCTCTTTGATCCAACATTTGTACTTGATCAGTCTTCTTTACGTCTCAACTGTCCAAGCCTGTAATACCATGCTTAATTCACTTTTAATTTGATGCACTTTATTTCACATCCAGGTGACAGACATTTTAGGAAAAGGTCGTGGAGTGGTGTCAACTAAGTCCTTCATACAAGGTGACTTTGTTGTAGAATATTACGGTGATTTGATTAACATCAAGGAAGCTAAGGAACGAGAAGCGGAGTATGGTAAAGATACATCTATAGGGTGCTATATGTACTACTTCCAATTCAAGACTAAACAGTATTGGTAAGTATACACAAATCCGACATGACACATTACTACACCACATaggcggccatagctggggcctCCCATCCATTTTATGCGATGCCAGTATCACAGGTgtgcagcgtttaccgctccGGTGACGCGGCGCAAGTGCTACACGCTCCGATGCACTCGCGATAGTGGGCGTCTGGGATCACAATCCAAatgaactaagctagtttggcacagaaggcccccagctatggccgacttaatcctgaccatcacttggctcgtcggattcgtctataggaagcTAGTTTGTTGCACTATCATGAGTGTAGAAACTGTGTTTTGTATGAACTTAATCATCTGCCCTTGTAGGGACAAGTTTCACTGACAcggtatctgatccagaaaatgcACTTGTGTTAtgtttcagcaaacactgttgcctttgtcaacacatGATGAGGAGTGTCAGACTGCAGCTACTGGCAACCGATGCTAGAGGAATTTCCAGTGATTATTTTTGATGAGTTCTTGCATCAGGGATCAAGAAAATCTGCTGAAGAAAAACCAACTGGCAATTTCAAAATCTGCTGGAAATCCCACTagcatcaaaattcagatgttataagcagtgttcgaatttaggaaaaataaatggttgtcccacggacaaccagattacaatttctggttgaccgtctaagtttttggttgtccgtaggtctacaaatgtgacttttggctagatttatggttgtccagcggacaaccgaatcagtatttttggttgtccggcgacttttctaGTTGTcccggcaaccggacaaccaaaatttcgaacgctggttatAAGTACTAAAAAGGTGTTTTCACCAATTTTCGTAGCAAGAATTGAGAAGAAAATATGCCATTGAAAGTTTtcattaaggctacatgctctttttggttgaaatatttggcgggaaataatcccgccaaaacattaaagtaatcttttcccacaactaaatatcatagtcaggaaattaatgatgcatctggtagcttagatcataactttcattgcacttagttgcaattatcccagaaaattcttgatttgtttttacagagtcttgaattgtcgatgtttttgatcaaaaaacatcactcggtgtattttgaaactcgaggcattaactcttctcaaattagccccaaatcataatttattatatgcatgtgtagcaaacaccaatgggaataattggacgttgtttgcggagcctaaatttggtttgattttatttcacaataattcttaaggtgagaattttgacctgacatttactttttggatttcaaatttaaatttattgatatacatattttgaataaataaagagtacgcttacctttctgcaacacttcccggtatcattaagcatctgctgataaccaacattttagctgaaaacagtcccttcctatcatttttgaacaaaatatggttcaaaagtccgacgctgcgtgtataaactagcacagcgagataacgaacagagctatttacggtggggtatctattgtaagctattagggtaggcctatagtatatcttcccgtaagtgacaagatgtgtcaagcagggcggtatattcaaacgctattgtctggatcattgagtatcgattgagcacgtatgtatacatgcagcacggatgtgtgtggtcctccccaggttttgacataaattacaaatgacgtcgtgaatgacccagcgttttcattttattattactataattaatcgtcgtttatcacgagtgctaagagttgtaccagttcaattcatcaaaattaatttgtattaaatgaaaaacaaacagacaagtagagtcatatgtctttctatgaccgtattcctaccaaaatcaaaatgattttcaatacactagaaagcgtgttgatatgtatatctttgaaaatcgccgaatgttaaccacagtcaccgtggcacagcataggcatctttagcattcagtgaaattggcagtggttcgaaccccggtgaaaattttagtattttttattctttttactaatgtgctgtgccgttttacaaacacgcccctgaatgaaactcatgggcatgtaccct includes:
- the LOC140165126 gene encoding uncharacterized protein isoform X2; this translates as MGKRGRKANKGKASQDSSVLPNAETGAPHVREKNSEADKITNYFPTSPRPSSQSQTQKDESIQVPGMLTPDTTPTKNYPKTTTDASEISETSPATTKATKETQETVKTTESPKDSPEHKRSLPNNVITEKKGVKDSAKDVKSVEKRNEDEKLLKGKEKGVKKDEGVTTKVKAAKSKGSGKSTKSRSTKQSSVQTNTLKDYFPVRRSSRRCKSDIEAEQKKDIEEAVLSVREHGLKVTDILGKGRGVVSTKSFIQGDFVVEYYGDLINIKEAKEREAEYGKDTSIGCYMYYFQFKTKQYCIDATMESGRLGRLLNHSSKSGNCCTKLVEVKGQPHLIIIAARDISEGEELLYDYGDRDKESLQAHPWLAL
- the LOC140165126 gene encoding uncharacterized protein isoform X1; this translates as MGKRGRKANKGKASQDSSVLPNAETGAPHVRQEKNSEADKITNYFPTSPRPSSQSQTQKDESIQVPGMLTPDTTPTKNYPKTTTDASEISETSPATTKATKETQETVKTTESPKDSPEHKRSLPNNVITEKKGVKDSAKDVKSVEKRNEDEKLLKGKEKGVKKDEGVTTKVKAAKSKGSGKSTKSRSTKQSSVQTNTLKDYFPVRRSSRRCKSDIEAEQKKDIEEAVLSVREHGLKVTDILGKGRGVVSTKSFIQGDFVVEYYGDLINIKEAKEREAEYGKDTSIGCYMYYFQFKTKQYCIDATMESGRLGRLLNHSSKSGNCCTKLVEVKGQPHLIIIAARDISEGEELLYDYGDRDKESLQAHPWLAL